The window acagccccccccacccttatagacagcaggcccccccgtcctcctcttgtagacagctcacctgcgctgtcctcgggtgttgccgctccgctgtcccgttctcccgatcgcatcatggcatcctatggaggagcatgtgacatacacgtcactctgcttcctccgtagcattacgctgggcgcaggggaggaggagtgatgtgtgtgtcccatgctcctccataggacgccatcatgcgatcgggagaacgggacagcggagcgggccgcacagcagcaggtatcgggggTGCACGCGCTGGACACATCGGCAAGGTtagatgccgataccgataacttaaaAAATCGTGAATATTAGCCGATTAATATTGGCTaatccgataatcggttgatccctagtcaGGACCAgtgtatcagccacccctgtgcaaatcaccagttcaggcctcaaatgtacatggtgcactttcactcctgagccttgttgtgcgcccgcagagcactttacgtccacatgtggggtatttccgtactcaggagaaattgttttacaaatcttgcaggtctttttttccttttacctcttatgaaaatgaaaagtatggggcaacactagcatgttagtgtaaaaatgttttatctttttatactaacatgctggtgtagaccctaactttaccttttcataagagatacccaaagaaaaaaaattcccacacagtaggtcctacgccacaagacatagaataattcataaagaaaaaggcgtcaaacaggacataattgacacaaagtatactttattaatatgaaaaatgacaagacatttaaaataatttaaaagaatacatatatagtagtaaacatgaatccaagagatgctgagagagaagaacgggggctatgcttgtctgccagggaaAGAGTTAAATAAATAGTGCACATAAGTATTGTTTCCCATGAATTAATGAGGGAGGCTACGGCTCAAGGGTTGTGGAATAGATATTAGGAACTGATCCGGCAATGCTCGGATCGCAATTAAATACAGAAAATCAAAGAGCAAGAGAGAGCCCCAGGGGATCAAAAGCGCATTATAAGTAGAACAAACCCTAAGCTAGACAATATAaggaaatactttaccaagtggagcagagagtacaatgctacagccacccgccacccaacgtttcaccaatgaaggcttcttccggggtgtggtcaatagagtgtggggtatgtatatatgcagaGACTTAACCAATTAAAACCAGGGACAAAAGCACGTGATTTAATTAGGGCGTCGTAATCGCCCATAGGTCACTGTTACCAAGCCTCGCTTTCATACCGAGGTCCGGAAACAGATACGTCTGTCAGCGTGCATCACCTGACAAACCAAGCCTCGCTTCCAAAGCGAGGCTCGGATGTACGGGCCAATCGTATACTGGGATGTGTCATTATCCAGTAGAGAGCCAAGCCTCGCTGTCAAAGCGAGGCTTGGAAAGTGCTCAGATGCGGAGATCCCTACTAAAGCGAAAATTCATAACTCTAGGTAGTTAGTTATAATTATATACAGGCACAAttcaaacataaataaaaaataaaatatattcatttCTATATCAACATATTATAGATTACATATCAGGGACTAAATATCATGATGGGTACATATTGTGAGTAAATACATAAAGAGTACACACTTAAGGTAAGTACATATAATACTAGGGTCACATGTTATGTGGATGCAAGtgcatattattatatttttcatatattcatatattttattatatagataTTCATGCAGCTGCACTGCACAAAGGCAGTACAGCATCATGAAGAATCAAGGTAAGTGCAtcgcgtgcaaaaaaaaaaaaaaaaaaaaaaaaacaacagaacaaCAGTGAAAAAAAGTCAAGTGCAAAGTGAACACACAGTGACAAAATAAAAGTGACATGcaggaaaaaaagggggagggggggaaaggaagagggggggggggaaagaagggggggaAGAAAGGGGGAAGAGGGGAAGAGGGGGAGAAAAAAGAAACCTATATAAAAATCTACCtagtaaaaaagggggggggaaccAAAATGTCAATGAATGTGTGAAAAAgtggaaatatgaaaaatggcTTAATAATTAGTACCACTgtcataattaaataaataaatgggtagCAGTGAATGTTAAATATAATTTAAGCAATTAGATTAGAGCCCCAAagataatataaataaacaaagagGGGCATAAAAATGTGggtatatagaaaaaatataaaataggggAGTGACAGTGTAGTGTGAGATTAGTGTACGGAGTGTAAGATGGGATGAAAGAAGTGAATAGTATGAGTGAAAAACGTATATATGTGATTAAAAGGCCTGTGTAGAAGTGTGATGAGGTGATAAGAAGAAAGAGGGATTGTAatcatgcataaaaaaaaaaaaaaacatagggtatAAGAAGTGGGAGTAAAAATATCGTATCAAggaatatataattaattgaaaattagtaataaaattaataataaatataaaaaaaaggtattaaaaatatatgtaaaagaatatatagAGAGAGGATTGTGACCCTGGAAGTGTACATAAAAAAGTATGTTTTAAAATTGATAAGAGAAAGAGAGTCCCAACATGATTCCGGTGGTAAGGTCACTCCAACGATAGAAGGAGGCTAGAAGTAGTCACGTGATGGCCCTGGTTGGTAAGTCTCATAACACATCTAGATAGACAATCAGataaaaaggaataaattaataaacaacAGTTAAAACAAAATGGAAGCTGCTAAAGAATCACTTAAAACCCATTAATTACACACACTAATAAAAATCCGAGCTCAGAAACCAACCAATACTCCTCACAAAAATGGGGCATAGCTGTTTACCTCATTTAAGCCGTGAGGTACAAGTGTGTCCAGCCTGAAGATCCATCGCGTTTCTCTTTGTGCAACCAATTTCTTCCATTGGCCACCTCTGATACCCACCGGGACGTGGTCGATACCTATGAATTTGAGGAGAGTGGCATCACTGTTATGTTTAAGTTTAAAGTGTCTTGGTAGGGTTTTCAAAGACTGAAGGTTTGTTTCATTGGCTGCCGCATTAATATCCAGGATATGCTCTCTGACCCGTCGGCGGAGCTCCCTGGTGGTCATGCCCACGTATAGCAATTCGCATGGGCATTGTGCAACATATACCACCCCTTTGgttacacagtttattttctgCCTAATTTCATATGACTTGGTACAGGATGAATTGCGAAACATATCAGTCCGTAATATATTACTACATGCAAGGCATTTACCACATGGGGAGCAGCCGTTTTTGGGGCCCTTGGAGCCAAATAAATATGGCTCCTCAGTCTCATAGTGGCTCCTCACCAGAAGGTCCTTCAAGTTTCTATTCCGTCTATATGCAATCGCTGGTCTCGAAGGTATCATACCATTTAGTGTCTCATCCACTTGTAGAACGGGCCAATGCTGTTCAAGTATCTGCCTAATCTCATGGCTACGAGAGTTATAATCTAAAATGCACCTCACCTGGTTGTCAGTTGTCTTGTTGGTCCTTGTTCTATGTAGGGATGACGCACGATCCGTTTTTTTCGCTCTCCAGTATGCCCTTTTAATGCTCCGATTGCTATAGCCCCTTTCACAGAATCTTTTCTCTAGATCACGGGCCTGCATTTCAAAGTCCTGTTCCGTGGAGCACAGGCGTCTTGCACGTAGGAATTGACCTATGGGAATATTTCTGATCAAATGTGTGGGGTGAGCAGAGCTGGCGTGTAGTACGGTATTAGCTGAAGTAGATTTACGATGTAGATTCGTCTGGATAAATCCATTGGCGTCCGCCTGTATCTGGATATCCAAAAACTCAATATTAGTTTTATTCACTTTATGCGTTAGATGAATGTTTAAGTTGTTGTTATTGAGGGCATCCATAAACTGTTCCAACTCGTCTAGTGTACCCTGCCAAATAAACAggatatcatcaatgtatctgccccatgacagtacTTTTTCAGCCAAGGGGCAGGTATCCGACGTAAAAAGGGTCCTCTCCCACAACCCAAGGAACAAATTggcatatgagggcgcacaagccGCCCCCATAGCCGTTCCCTGCAGTTGTAGGTAGaagacccctttaaagatgaaaaAATTTCTCGTTAGAATGAAGGACAACAGTTCCAGGATTAAGGCACATAGGTCTCCCTCCAAATTGCTGGATTCCAGAAAAAATTTAGTGGCTGCTATACCGTCATTGTGTCTTATCGACGTGTATAGTGATTCTACATCACATGTCACAAGGTAGGAGTTATCATCTAATTGGACACCATCAAGTCTACGTAGAACATCATTTGAGTCCTTAATGTAGGAAGGTAACAGTTCGACTAGAGGCTTCAAGAAAAAGTCAATCCACTTACATATTGGTTCAGTCAGGGAGTTACACCCAGACACAATAGGTCTTCCAGGAGGTATCAGCGCATTCTTATGGATCTTCGGCAATAGATATATTGTAGGGATGGTCGGGTACTGTATAATTAGTCCTTGTTTCTGTTTCAAATTCAAGATGTTTTCCTCCACAGCATTGTCCAGAATATGAGCTAATTCCTGTTGATAAGACATCAGGGGGTTAAAAGTGAGTCGCTTATAGCAATTGGAATCACGTAGTTGTCTAAACATTTCCTTCTCGTACATATGAGATGGCCATAGGACAACATTACCCCCCTTGTCTGATGGTTTTATAACCACGTTTTTCAAAGCCCTCAGTTCTTGAACAGCCTTTCGCTGGGGGTATGTTAGATTGTCACTGGCTCTTGTTTCTGCCAGGCGTCTCAAGTCCCTAATTACCAATTTGATAAACATATCCACCTCAGGAACCAAAGTCGTAGGAGGGAAGGTGACACTCTTAGGTAAAAGGTAGCGCGGGTACTCACCTGTTCCTAGTTGTGGCATAGGATCCTGTTCATCCAGTAATGATTGTAAGTTTAAAATAGCCTCCTGTTCTACCGTGGAACCCAACAGGTTTTCAGTATTCAGATCAAAGTGTCTTGTGTGCAGTTTTTTGAGGATCAGGCGTCGTGCAAATAGTTGAATGTCTTTTACTGTACAGAAAAGATTAAAGTTAGCCTGAGGACAAAAAGATAAACCCAGGCTAAGCACAGATTCCTGTTCATTGGTTAAGGTCACATCTGTTAGGTTAATTACCTTAAGGGAAGGTCCAGGTGCCGGTGTGTCTCCTCTCTGTCTGGTAAAACGTCTTTCATTGGAGCGTTGGTTATATTCAGGTTTGCGTCGTGATTTCTTAAATTTATTGCGTTGGGAGCTAGATGAAGATGTACTTGAAGAGGCTCCAATCGAAGAAATAGAGGAGATTGAAGAGGTTCTTACCAGGTTCGTTTGGGGAGTCCTCCAGCGATATACCCGGTTTAGTTGGAGGTCTGTCAGATCCCTCTGGTATTTTTTCACCTTAACTATTTCGATTTTCTCCTCCCAGTCTTTAAACCAGGAGTCCACTTCTTGGTTCCATGTCGTCAATTCTTCTGTAGATAGATCTAGGCGGATCTTTCTAGATAGTTCCTCTATCTCAGTTTCCAGAGAGGTGAGTGTTTGTATATTATGACTTACCAATAATTCCAAAAAGGTTTTGGAGCACGT is drawn from Hyla sarda isolate aHylSar1 chromosome 4, aHylSar1.hap1, whole genome shotgun sequence and contains these coding sequences:
- the LOC130367816 gene encoding uncharacterized protein LOC130367816 translates to MQARDLEKRFCERGYSNRSIKRAYWRAKKTDRASSLHRTRTNKTTDNQVRCILDYNSRSHEIRQILEQHWPVLQVDETLNGMIPSRPAIAYRRNRNLKDLLVRSHYETEEPYLFGSKGPKNGCSPCGKCLACSNILRTDMFRNSSCTKSYEIRQKINCVTKGVVYVAQCPCELLYVGMTTRELRRRVREHILDINAAANETNLQSLKTLPRHFKLKHNSDATLLKFIGIDHVPVGIRGGQWKKLVAQRETRWIFRLDTLVPHGLNEMCYETYQPGPSRDYF